In the genome of Monodelphis domestica isolate mMonDom1 chromosome 2, mMonDom1.pri, whole genome shotgun sequence, one region contains:
- the TMEM217B gene encoding putative transmembrane protein 217B isoform X1, whose product MEGGENLNHKCQKTMMFWQQKCKLNPRLGSRMAGIFTILSTIQSLILDLDQKSSFGKEPNKYSIFEDLHGLAFWTVSYKNNIIIFLSITTLLASSFLLYSVHMKLYLGLLVYIFWIVIYDITCFSILLLISKFIRHPFTSMRYYLWINQISRMILHVFWLPFVMAYAYNLHKGPYAQLSKKGLHAKQYSEITADSWSHVTLPKERKFT is encoded by the coding sequence ATGTTTTGGCAACAAAAATGCAAGTTGAATCCCAGGTTGGGCTCCCGCATGGCAGGTATTTTCACCATCCTCAGCACCATCCAGTCCCTCATTCTTGATTTGGACCAGAAATCTTCCTTTGGGAAGGAGCCCAACAAATACAGCATTTTTGAGGATCTCCATGGTTTGGCCTTCTGGACTGTTAGCTACAAGAATAACATCATCATCTTCTTGTCTATCACCACGCTCCTTGCTAGTTCCTTTCTCCTCTACTCAGTGCACATGAAACTCTACCTGGGCCTCCTGGTCTATATTTTCTGGATCGTCATTTATGATATCACCTGCTTCTCTATACTTCTGCTAATCTCTAAGTTCATCAGGCACCCCTTTACATCTATGAGGTACTACCTGTGGATTAACCAAATTTCCCGAATGATCCTCCATGTATTTTGGTTGCCCTTTGTCATGGCCTATGCCTATAATCTCCACAAGGGCCCATATGCTCAGTTGAGCAAGAAGGGTCTCCATGCCAAACAGTATTCTGAAATCACCGCGGATTCCTGGTCTCATGTAACTTTAcccaaagagagaaaattcaCCTGA
- the TMEM217B gene encoding putative transmembrane protein 217B isoform X2 encodes MFWQQKCKLNPRLGSRMAGIFTILSTIQSLILDLDQKSSFGKEPNKYSIFEDLHGLAFWTVSYKNNIIIFLSITTLLASSFLLYSVHMKLYLGLLVYIFWIVIYDITCFSILLLISKFIRHPFTSMRYYLWINQISRMILHVFWLPFVMAYAYNLHKGPYAQLSKKGLHAKQYSEITADSWSHVTLPKERKFT; translated from the coding sequence ATGTTTTGGCAACAAAAATGCAAGTTGAATCCCAGGTTGGGCTCCCGCATGGCAGGTATTTTCACCATCCTCAGCACCATCCAGTCCCTCATTCTTGATTTGGACCAGAAATCTTCCTTTGGGAAGGAGCCCAACAAATACAGCATTTTTGAGGATCTCCATGGTTTGGCCTTCTGGACTGTTAGCTACAAGAATAACATCATCATCTTCTTGTCTATCACCACGCTCCTTGCTAGTTCCTTTCTCCTCTACTCAGTGCACATGAAACTCTACCTGGGCCTCCTGGTCTATATTTTCTGGATCGTCATTTATGATATCACCTGCTTCTCTATACTTCTGCTAATCTCTAAGTTCATCAGGCACCCCTTTACATCTATGAGGTACTACCTGTGGATTAACCAAATTTCCCGAATGATCCTCCATGTATTTTGGTTGCCCTTTGTCATGGCCTATGCCTATAATCTCCACAAGGGCCCATATGCTCAGTTGAGCAAGAAGGGTCTCCATGCCAAACAGTATTCTGAAATCACCGCGGATTCCTGGTCTCATGTAACTTTAcccaaagagagaaaattcaCCTGA